In one window of Drosophila ananassae strain 14024-0371.13 chromosome XR, ASM1763931v2, whole genome shotgun sequence DNA:
- the LOC6502010 gene encoding ubiquitin carboxyl-terminal hydrolase MINDY-3 homolog isoform X2 — translation MNEQRSGGAEEPASPKGASASMTLAAAALESHNTPERASDAAADGADALGADAVSGGGGGGGASASASQASTSASASAVGRGVGGGASGGGSKMQQQQQPQLNATDVRELREIKQLLWGDNVREDVFKRWSQGFEFSEVEPTALVQKQGGPCAVIAPVQAYLLKIIIMDMPGIKLTEVSYDKCQSLLIQALCNILKNCRTPRYRIVHLMRRRGVASAEPATKERSPSATAESAAAAAAAAAAAAALETGVASGQAEGGGGQDLTGADIDLATEATPASLSSELSPEEFHNRLHTLHFDDYDSLARYYMDNYDQLAHTYGVLLFMYSVFLTKGSEQVAAEVSDTSEPLIHSTYGYGAQSLINLMLTGRAVAHVWDNEQDVGGLKLRGICEQSDIGFITLMEQMRYCTVGSFFKNPRFPVWVMGSDTHLTVLFSNEKRLVSPETPSETGRRIFKSYDPEGNNFISSTMLRDVLAALNLVSEPGYVSLMQKRLDPENLGIILLNAFMDEFFPLERRSTPDTFELLHYNGIPGSNENNKVRYYCGSAILLEGDLKSICTSNPMVTCLQTKWPNIEINWHDTHMPSLN, via the exons ATGAACGAGCAGCGCAGCGGCGGAGCGGAGGAGCCCGCCTCGCCGAAAGGTGCATCCGCGTCGATGACGCTGGCCGCGGCAGCCTTGGAATCGCACAACACGCCAGAACGTGCATCCGATGCAGCTGCAGATGGCGCTGATGCGTTGGGTGCTGATGCGGtcagtggcggtggcggtggcggtggtgcATCGGCCAGTGCATCCCAGGCGAGcaccagtgccagtgccagtgcagTGGGACGCGGCGTTGGAGGCGGTGCATCTGGAGGTGGCAGCaagatgcagcagcagcagcaaccgcagCTGAATGCCACTGATGTGCGCGAACTGCGCGAGATAAAGCAACTCCTTTGGGGCGATAATGTGCGCGAAGATGTATTCAAGCGTTGGTCTCAAG GATTCGAGTTCAGCGAAGTCGAGCCAACTGCCTTGGTACAGAAACAGGGAGGTCCTTGTGCTGTGATAGCGCCCGTGCAGGCGTACTTGCTTAAGATAATTATCATGGACATGCCAGGCATCAAGCTAACGGAG GTTTCCTACGACAAGTGCCAGAGCCTGTTGATCCAGGCGCTGTGCAACATCCTGAAGAACTGTCGGACGCCGCGCTATCGCATCGTGCACCTGATGCGCCGGCGTGGAGTCGCCTCTGCCGAGCCGGCAACCAAAGAGCGCTCGCCATCAGCAACGGCCGAgtcggcggcggcagcagcagcagcagcagcagcagcagcagctttaGAGACTGGAGTGGCGTCTGGACAAGCTGAGGGCGGAGGAGGCCAGGACTTGACTGGCGCTGACATCGATCTGGCCACGGAGGCCACGCCCGCTTCG CTATCGAGCGAGCTATCGCCCGAGGAGTTCCACAATCGCCTGCACACGCTGCACTTTGACGACTACGACTCCCTGGCCCGCTACTACATGGACAACTACGACCAGCTGGCCCACACCTACGGCGTCCTGCTCTTCATGTATTCGGTGTTCCTCACCAAGGGCTCGGAGCAGGTGGCCGCCGAGGTATCGGACACATCGGAGCCGCTAATACACAGCACCTACGGCTATGGCGCCCAATCGCTAATCAATCTGATGCTAACCGGACGGGCGGTGGCACATGTCTGGGACAACGAACAGGACGTCGGTGGCCTCAAGCTGCGCGGCATCTGTGAGCAGAGCGACATCGGCTTCATTACATTGATGGAGCAGATGCGCTACTGCACTGTGGGTTCCTTCTTCAAGAATCCCCGCTTCCCCGTCTGGGTTATGGGATCTGATACGCATTTAACTG TTCTATTTAGCAACGAAAAGAGGCTTGTCTCGCCGGAGACGCCCTCGGAGACGGGTCGCCGCATCTTCAAGTCGTACGACCCGGAGGGCAACAACTTCATATCGAGCACCATGCTCCGAGACGTGCTCGCCGCTCTCAACTTGGTCAGCGAGCCGGGCTA TGTAAGTCTCATGCAGAAGCGTTTGGACCCGGAGAACCTGGGCATCATCTTGCTGAACGCCTTCATGGACGAGTTCTTCCCGCTGGAGCGCCGCTCCACGCCGGACACCTTCGAGTTGTTGCACTACAACGGTATTCCCGGATCCAATGAGAACAATAAG GTGCGCTACTACTGCGGCTCCGCCATACTGCTGGAGGGCGATCTGAAGTCGATCTGCACCTCCAACCCGATGGTCACTTGCCTGCAGACCAAGTGGCCCAACATCGAGATCAACTGGCACGACACCCACATGCCGTCGCTGAATTGA
- the LOC6502010 gene encoding ubiquitin carboxyl-terminal hydrolase MINDY-3 homolog isoform X1, with translation MNEQRSGGAEEPASPKGASASMTLAAAALESHNTPERASDAAADGADALGADAVSGGGGGGGASASASQASTSASASAVGRGVGGGASGGGSKMQQQQQPQLNATDVRELREIKQLLWGDNVREDVFKRWSQGFEFSEVEPTALVQKQGGPCAVIAPVQAYLLKIIIMDMPGIKLTEVSYDKCQSLLIQALCNILKNCRTPRYRIVHLMRRRGVASAEPATKERSPSATAESAAAAAAAAAAAAALETGVASGQAEGGGGQDLTGADIDLATEATPASVRELLSQQLDSGNSPTQVASLDPDPQLSSELSPEEFHNRLHTLHFDDYDSLARYYMDNYDQLAHTYGVLLFMYSVFLTKGSEQVAAEVSDTSEPLIHSTYGYGAQSLINLMLTGRAVAHVWDNEQDVGGLKLRGICEQSDIGFITLMEQMRYCTVGSFFKNPRFPVWVMGSDTHLTVLFSNEKRLVSPETPSETGRRIFKSYDPEGNNFISSTMLRDVLAALNLVSEPGYVSLMQKRLDPENLGIILLNAFMDEFFPLERRSTPDTFELLHYNGIPGSNENNKVRYYCGSAILLEGDLKSICTSNPMVTCLQTKWPNIEINWHDTHMPSLN, from the exons ATGAACGAGCAGCGCAGCGGCGGAGCGGAGGAGCCCGCCTCGCCGAAAGGTGCATCCGCGTCGATGACGCTGGCCGCGGCAGCCTTGGAATCGCACAACACGCCAGAACGTGCATCCGATGCAGCTGCAGATGGCGCTGATGCGTTGGGTGCTGATGCGGtcagtggcggtggcggtggcggtggtgcATCGGCCAGTGCATCCCAGGCGAGcaccagtgccagtgccagtgcagTGGGACGCGGCGTTGGAGGCGGTGCATCTGGAGGTGGCAGCaagatgcagcagcagcagcaaccgcagCTGAATGCCACTGATGTGCGCGAACTGCGCGAGATAAAGCAACTCCTTTGGGGCGATAATGTGCGCGAAGATGTATTCAAGCGTTGGTCTCAAG GATTCGAGTTCAGCGAAGTCGAGCCAACTGCCTTGGTACAGAAACAGGGAGGTCCTTGTGCTGTGATAGCGCCCGTGCAGGCGTACTTGCTTAAGATAATTATCATGGACATGCCAGGCATCAAGCTAACGGAG GTTTCCTACGACAAGTGCCAGAGCCTGTTGATCCAGGCGCTGTGCAACATCCTGAAGAACTGTCGGACGCCGCGCTATCGCATCGTGCACCTGATGCGCCGGCGTGGAGTCGCCTCTGCCGAGCCGGCAACCAAAGAGCGCTCGCCATCAGCAACGGCCGAgtcggcggcggcagcagcagcagcagcagcagcagcagcagctttaGAGACTGGAGTGGCGTCTGGACAAGCTGAGGGCGGAGGAGGCCAGGACTTGACTGGCGCTGACATCGATCTGGCCACGGAGGCCACGCCCGCTTCGGTGAGGGAACTGCTGTCCCAGCAGCTAGACTCTGGCAACAGTCCAACACAAGTAGCTTCACTCGATCCCGATCCACAGCTATCGAGCGAGCTATCGCCCGAGGAGTTCCACAATCGCCTGCACACGCTGCACTTTGACGACTACGACTCCCTGGCCCGCTACTACATGGACAACTACGACCAGCTGGCCCACACCTACGGCGTCCTGCTCTTCATGTATTCGGTGTTCCTCACCAAGGGCTCGGAGCAGGTGGCCGCCGAGGTATCGGACACATCGGAGCCGCTAATACACAGCACCTACGGCTATGGCGCCCAATCGCTAATCAATCTGATGCTAACCGGACGGGCGGTGGCACATGTCTGGGACAACGAACAGGACGTCGGTGGCCTCAAGCTGCGCGGCATCTGTGAGCAGAGCGACATCGGCTTCATTACATTGATGGAGCAGATGCGCTACTGCACTGTGGGTTCCTTCTTCAAGAATCCCCGCTTCCCCGTCTGGGTTATGGGATCTGATACGCATTTAACTG TTCTATTTAGCAACGAAAAGAGGCTTGTCTCGCCGGAGACGCCCTCGGAGACGGGTCGCCGCATCTTCAAGTCGTACGACCCGGAGGGCAACAACTTCATATCGAGCACCATGCTCCGAGACGTGCTCGCCGCTCTCAACTTGGTCAGCGAGCCGGGCTA TGTAAGTCTCATGCAGAAGCGTTTGGACCCGGAGAACCTGGGCATCATCTTGCTGAACGCCTTCATGGACGAGTTCTTCCCGCTGGAGCGCCGCTCCACGCCGGACACCTTCGAGTTGTTGCACTACAACGGTATTCCCGGATCCAATGAGAACAATAAG GTGCGCTACTACTGCGGCTCCGCCATACTGCTGGAGGGCGATCTGAAGTCGATCTGCACCTCCAACCCGATGGTCACTTGCCTGCAGACCAAGTGGCCCAACATCGAGATCAACTGGCACGACACCCACATGCCGTCGCTGAATTGA